A single window of Ornithorhynchus anatinus isolate Pmale09 chromosome 3, mOrnAna1.pri.v4, whole genome shotgun sequence DNA harbors:
- the DNAJC9 gene encoding dnaJ homolog subfamily C member 9 has protein sequence MGLLSRCEAEFGTADLYGVLGVRREASDAEVRRGYRKASLRVHPDRAGAAQRQDATRRFQILGQVYAVLSDKEQRAVYDEQGTVDEESGVLSQDRDWAAYWRLLFKKITIEDIEAFEEKYKGSEEELTDIKQAYLDFKGDMNQIMESVLCVQYTDEPRIRKIIQQAVDSGEVPAFNAFIKESKQKTHARKRRAQAEAKEAEKCREELGLGGEVDDLKALIQSRQTNRKKEMDDLLAHMEAKYCSSSKKGGKKTTAKTGKK, from the exons ATGGGGCTGCTGTCGCGGTGCGAGGCGGAGTTCGGCACGGCGGACCTGTACGGGGTGCTGGGCGTGCGGCGGGAGGCCTCCGACGCCGAGGTCCGCCGCGGCTACCGCAAGGCCTCCCTGCGGGTGCACCCCGACCGCGCAGGCGCCGCGCAGCGGCAGGACGCCACGAGACGCTTCCAG atccTCGGCCAAGTGTACGCCGTCCTCAGCGACAAGGAGCAGCGAGCCGTGTACGACGAGCAGGGCACGGTGGATGAAGAGTCGGGGGTGCTGAGCCAGGACCGCGACTGGGCCGCGTATTGGAGGCTGCTTTTTAAGAAG ATAACTATAGAAGACATTGAGGCCTTTGAAGAGAAATACAAAGGATCTGAGGAAGAGCTGACTGACATTAAACAAGCCTACCTGGACTTCAAAGGGGATATGAATCAAATTATGGAGTCTGTGTTGTGTGTTCAATACACGGATGAGCCCAGAATCAGGAAGATTATACAACAGGCTGTTGACTCGGGAGAAGTCCCAGCTTTTAATGCTTTCATCAAGGAGTCAAAGCAGAAGACTCATGCAAGGAAAAGAAGG GCTCAGGCAGAAGCTAAAGAGGCAGAAAAATGCAGAGAGGAGTTGGGGCTCGGTGGAGAGGTAGACGACCTGAAAGCATTGATTCAG agcagacaaaccaATCGGAAAAAAGAGATGGATGATCTTCTGGCTCACATGGAGGCAAAATACTGCAGCTCTTccaaaaagggagggaagaagacaaCCGCCAAGACGGGAAAGAAATAA